The Chryseobacterium indologenes genomic sequence AACAAAATACTGAAGCAGACGGATACGTTATCTATTGGGGGAAATCACCGGATAAATTATATGGCAGCATCATGGTATACGGAAAGAATGAGTATTTCTTTACGGGTGCTGACAGAGCAGATGCTTATTATTTTCAGATTGAAGCCTTTAATGCCAATGGAATGTCGGAAAGAACAGAGGTTTTTAGATCAGAATAAATAATTCTTTTATAAACACACTTTGAGCTATCAGGGGTGTTATTTATTATCAGCCTTTTGTAGAAATGATTTTATACCATCGATGAGAACAACATCGTTTGGTGATTTGTCCCAATCCAGATGGCCGCCATTGAATTCATAAAACTCATGCAGTACATTATTTCTGGACAAAACAGAATCGAGTATTTTTCCCTGGCGGGATGGAATGACCCGATCGTTCTTTCCGTAATAAGATAGAGTAGGAGGTGATTCTTTTGTAATCCAGTATACAGGACTGGCCACATCGATATCTGAAATTCCGGCTTTTGGAAAATGAGGATCTACAAGCTGTCTTTCTACAAAGGAGTATTCCTGATAATTTTTAAAACCGGAATCGGAAAGATCTGCCGGTCCGACAATATTGATAACTGCTTTAACTTTTTTCAAAAGGTCACACTTGTAAGCGTATAACATGGATAAATGGCCGCCGGCACTGTTTCCCAATAGGATCAGTTGAGGAGAGTAATGAAGTTTGTTCTCCAAAAAAGAAACCACATGGCCGATATCGTCTGTCTGATTGGGCAAGGCATATTCAGTTTCAGAAGCAAGCCGGTAATTCATATTAACAAAAATGTGACCGGGAAACTGCTTCATCAATGATAAGGCAAAGAATGTCAGCTGTGATTTATTTCCGGCACGCCAGCCACCTCCATGGATCATGATAAAAGCCTTTGTGTTTTCGGTGATTTTTTTATGAGGAATATAAAGATCCATGGTTTGTCCGGAATGTGGGCCATATGAAATGTTTTCTTCTTTATCAAAACCGACCTTATTATCAAAACTAATCTTTTTGTCTTTGCAGTTTATTAAAAGAAGAAATAAGGTGGTCAATAAAAGTGTTCCGATCAACCTTTTTTTCATACCATTAAAGATAAAAAACCCGTTGAGATCTCAACGGGTTTGTGTACAAAATAATTGATTTAAATATGAAGAAAGATAATTTCTATCTTGTTCTGCTTTTAATAGAGTCTGATGCCCCTTCAATGTCTCTTACCTTTTTCACCTTCTGATTTCCAAAGTTGTAGGTAAGGCTTACCATGATGTTCCTTGGGTACTGGTTTTGGTGTACATAATTGTAGTTTCCATTGGCCTGGTAATCTTCGATCTTAACAATATTTGTTCTTAAAATATCATTAAGATTCACTGCGAAAGTCCAGTCATTCCAGGTTTTCTTTATACTAAGGTCTAAACTCATCAGGCTTTTTAATTGACCGAGCTCAATTTGTTGCTTATCTATATAGAAATAATTAATTCCCAGGAACCACGTTTTCTTTTTATCAAGACGGATGGTATTATTGGTCTGGATCAAAAGACTCGTAGATTTTATATTATTAGTATATACAATAAACTGGCCATCTTTATTTTTAAATCGATCTCCTGTTGTAGGATCGGTATCCAGGCTTCCGTTGTTGATGTTATGCTGAAGTCCGATATTAAAGTTGGTGGTCCAGTATTGTTTGAAGAATGACTTTTGAATTCCAAACATGGCAGACATTTCCTGTCTGTCTCCGAAATTGGTTCTGATGTATCTCAATACAGGGTTTGATCCAACGGTTCCATCCGGAGATACAGGATAGCCCTGCAACGGTACCTGGGTAATAGCATCCTTAAAATAAGAATGGTTTAAAATCAGGAAATATGAATTTTTATACATATAGGTAAGTTCCTGATTGTAGGTAGAAGAGGCTTTTACAAAAGGGTTATTCTGTGTATAATTATAATCTGTAAGGATGTTTTTTACCGGGTTGATTTCCCAGAAGCTCGGTCTTCTCATTCTGCTGGAGAAGGAATAGGAGATATTGTTTTTTTCATTAATTGCGTAGTTGAAACTCAGGTAAGGAAGAAAGTTATTATAATTTCTTTCAATTCTTTTCAGATCTTCAGTGGCTGCATTGTCAGAAGTTCCCAGGCTGTTTGTGATCTCATATCTGGCACCAATTTTTCCGGAAAATTTATCAGAAAATTTCTTTTCTGCCGTTACATACAATCCATAGATATTTTCGTCATAAATAAAGTGATTTGGTTTTGGATCAGGGTTTTTTGCCGGGTCATAAAAGTAAGTTATGTTTTTAGAATCGTTATCAGTTTTTGTCCTGTTATAATTTCCTCCTACAGAAATGGTCAGGTCATTTTTAAATTTCTGGATATAATCAACCATCCCTGAGAAGTTATTAATAATCTGAGGAAGGTCCTGGAATACCTGAGTGGTCATATCTTTAATGTCTCCATTACTATTTGAGGCATACGTCCTGTTGTCGGTAAACTGAAATCTTTTATAATTCAGGTAAGCGGCATTCACATTCAATTTACTCCCCAGAGAATCCGTTTTTAATTCATAGTTTAAGTTCAGAGAATTATTGTATGTTCTGGCATCTTCTTTATTTTTTGACCAGGTATAAACCGTGTTGTTGCCGTTTTTTATGGTATTGAATAAGCTTACAGTTGAGTTGTAGCTTTTATTGGCCCATGTATTCCAGGAAAGAGCAAGGTTACTTTTATCTGTCAATTGGTAATCAATGTTGAGGTAGCCACCTATGTTTTTGTTTGGATCATCGATGTCTCCTACAGATTCATTGGAAGTATCTGCAGTTCCGTTTCTCAATACATATCTTTGTGCCTGAATATTTTCACCACCATTAAGGTTGGCGCTGATGGCCAGTTTATCTTTTCTGTAATTGGCAGAGAAGCTTGCCTGGCTGGCATTGTATTTACTTTGTGTGTTTG encodes the following:
- a CDS encoding alpha/beta hydrolase yields the protein MKKRLIGTLLLTTLFLLLINCKDKKISFDNKVGFDKEENISYGPHSGQTMDLYIPHKKITENTKAFIMIHGGGWRAGNKSQLTFFALSLMKQFPGHIFVNMNYRLASETEYALPNQTDDIGHVVSFLENKLHYSPQLILLGNSAGGHLSMLYAYKCDLLKKVKAVINIVGPADLSDSGFKNYQEYSFVERQLVDPHFPKAGISDIDVASPVYWITKESPPTLSYYGKNDRVIPSRQGKILDSVLSRNNVLHEFYEFNGGHLDWDKSPNDVVLIDGIKSFLQKADNK
- a CDS encoding TonB-dependent receptor; this encodes MKRILLSMAVIFGTFALAQEKKSDTAKTKNIEGITLTKQVFKKQSDRFVYDVAASPVAKGNTTFDLLKQTPLLSSTDDKTLKIAGKNNALIYINGRKTNMDAESLVQFLKNTPAENIQKIEVITVPGSEYQVESSDGIINIVLKKKMSDGLNGNMRFSNTQSKYNASQASFSANYRKDKLAISANLNGGENIQAQRYVLRNGTADTSNESVGDIDDPNKNIGGYLNIDYQLTDKSNLALSWNTWANKSYNSTVSLFNTIKNGNNTVYTWSKNKEDARTYNNSLNLNYELKTDSLGSKLNVNAAYLNYKRFQFTDNRTYASNSNGDIKDMTTQVFQDLPQIINNFSGMVDYIQKFKNDLTISVGGNYNRTKTDNDSKNITYFYDPAKNPDPKPNHFIYDENIYGLYVTAEKKFSDKFSGKIGARYEITNSLGTSDNAATEDLKRIERNYNNFLPYLSFNYAINEKNNISYSFSSRMRRPSFWEINPVKNILTDYNYTQNNPFVKASSTYNQELTYMYKNSYFLILNHSYFKDAITQVPLQGYPVSPDGTVGSNPVLRYIRTNFGDRQEMSAMFGIQKSFFKQYWTTNFNIGLQHNINNGSLDTDPTTGDRFKNKDGQFIVYTNNIKSTSLLIQTNNTIRLDKKKTWFLGINYFYIDKQQIELGQLKSLMSLDLSIKKTWNDWTFAVNLNDILRTNIVKIEDYQANGNYNYVHQNQYPRNIMVSLTYNFGNQKVKKVRDIEGASDSIKSRTR